A single genomic interval of Candidatus Jordarchaeales archaeon harbors:
- the alaS gene encoding alanine--tRNA ligase, with product MTVSKEELRKNFGKEKYEVELFRREGFVRNRCEVCGDYFWTLDPDRKNCGDTKCVGGYLFLGKKTSMAWDFHESIEKWCRFFEERGHKRIKAYPVVARWRDDIAFTIASIADFQPYVVEGVVRPPANPLVVPQPCIRFGGKGFCDIDNVGRTGRHLSLFIMGGQHAFNYNGEGYWMDRCMELNFEFLTKVLNLEKEEITYKEDVWSGGGTFGPSLEAFGRGLEIVNNVFMQYAFNPDGSWRELKIRVIDVGWGIERVSWFMQGTPTIYEAAFGPILEWLKKEAGVTVDEDLILRYFALAGVFDATEMQDLEKVVREIASKLDVSTEELKRQLLPLEALYAIADHTRTLVFAVADGGIPSNVGGGYNLRVILRRALSLDKLYGFELNFTELFHKQIEYFSRSYPHLKVAAEIIDDVFAVEKERYLQSLAKGRSQVERLLKKKSLDVETLIKLYESNGITPEMVQEIGEEMGIKIEVPSNFYLELGGRQEKKDRGVVSPGIVIDENIPPTYPLYYDRPYDSEFTGRVIAIIGPYVILDRTLFYPTGGGQLYDVGSLNGETVVKVEKVGNVILHQVNDVSKFHVGQEVKGKIDWERRIALMRHHTATHILNGAARRVLGPHVWQAGAEKRFDEARLDVTHYKPLTNEEVARIEELANKIVMENRRVSKYVMPRDEAENKFGFTIYQGGAVPGGELRIVDVEGWDVEACGGIHVDYTGEVGIIKIVKTERIQDGVVRFEFKAGDAAIRYIQDIDRLLNSVASVFKVPKENVLDAAKRFFEEWKDRGKEIEKLKNYLAKMEAERLLNKVIPLEEYVTIVERVDTDRETLVKIADSLVKKNENLVVILLGRNGKVEVVGMRGNKVPVDVSAIVREISVVVGGSGGGKENIAMGGGELVEKIDEAMRRALELLRKSLKS from the coding sequence TTGACTGTCTCTAAAGAGGAGCTTAGGAAAAACTTCGGTAAAGAAAAGTACGAAGTAGAACTTTTCAGGCGAGAAGGATTCGTCAGAAATAGGTGCGAAGTTTGCGGCGACTACTTTTGGACCCTGGACCCTGACCGAAAGAACTGCGGTGACACCAAGTGTGTTGGAGGATACCTCTTCCTGGGAAAGAAGACTAGCATGGCATGGGATTTCCACGAGTCTATAGAAAAGTGGTGTAGGTTTTTCGAGGAAAGAGGCCATAAAAGAATAAAGGCTTATCCTGTTGTGGCTAGATGGAGGGACGACATAGCTTTCACCATAGCATCGATAGCCGACTTCCAGCCGTACGTAGTTGAAGGCGTCGTGAGACCTCCTGCAAATCCACTTGTTGTCCCACAGCCCTGCATAAGGTTTGGAGGTAAAGGCTTTTGCGACATAGACAACGTCGGTAGAACGGGCAGACACCTCTCCCTCTTCATAATGGGAGGCCAACATGCTTTCAACTATAACGGTGAGGGTTACTGGATGGACAGATGCATGGAGCTCAACTTCGAATTCTTAACCAAAGTCCTCAATCTGGAAAAGGAGGAAATAACCTATAAGGAAGATGTTTGGAGTGGCGGGGGAACATTCGGCCCGTCCCTAGAAGCCTTTGGCCGCGGCCTAGAAATAGTAAATAATGTCTTCATGCAGTATGCTTTCAATCCGGATGGAAGCTGGAGAGAACTTAAAATAAGAGTGATAGATGTAGGTTGGGGGATCGAGCGGGTTAGTTGGTTCATGCAAGGAACCCCAACAATATATGAGGCCGCCTTCGGCCCCATTTTGGAGTGGTTGAAAAAGGAGGCCGGGGTGACCGTCGACGAGGACCTCATCCTGAGGTACTTCGCTCTTGCGGGAGTTTTCGATGCAACCGAGATGCAAGATCTTGAAAAAGTGGTGCGCGAAATAGCTTCTAAGCTTGACGTCTCCACGGAAGAGCTCAAGAGACAGCTTCTCCCCCTAGAAGCCCTCTATGCTATAGCTGACCACACGCGCACCCTGGTCTTCGCCGTAGCTGATGGCGGCATTCCTTCAAACGTCGGTGGAGGTTACAACCTCCGCGTGATACTTCGAAGGGCGCTTAGCTTGGATAAGCTTTATGGTTTCGAATTAAACTTCACAGAGCTTTTCCACAAGCAAATAGAGTACTTCAGCAGGAGTTACCCGCACTTGAAGGTTGCGGCTGAAATAATAGATGACGTTTTTGCTGTCGAAAAGGAAAGATACTTGCAGTCGCTGGCTAAAGGTCGCAGCCAGGTTGAACGTCTCCTAAAGAAGAAGTCACTGGACGTTGAAACCCTCATTAAACTCTATGAATCAAATGGGATCACACCCGAAATGGTTCAAGAAATAGGCGAAGAAATGGGAATTAAGATCGAGGTTCCAAGCAACTTTTACCTCGAACTTGGTGGTAGACAAGAGAAAAAAGATAGAGGCGTTGTTTCTCCGGGTATTGTGATAGACGAAAACATTCCTCCAACTTACCCACTTTACTACGACAGACCATATGACTCTGAGTTCACTGGGCGAGTCATAGCCATAATTGGGCCATACGTAATCCTTGACAGAACCTTGTTTTATCCTACCGGGGGAGGCCAGCTGTACGACGTTGGCAGCCTTAACGGCGAAACCGTGGTCAAGGTTGAAAAAGTCGGAAACGTAATTCTCCATCAAGTAAACGACGTTTCTAAGTTCCATGTAGGACAAGAGGTTAAGGGGAAGATAGACTGGGAAAGGAGAATTGCCCTCATGAGACATCACACCGCAACACACATACTTAATGGTGCGGCGAGAAGAGTACTAGGCCCCCACGTCTGGCAGGCTGGTGCAGAGAAAAGATTTGATGAAGCAAGGTTAGACGTAACACACTACAAACCTTTAACCAACGAGGAAGTTGCAAGAATAGAAGAGCTGGCCAATAAAATCGTTATGGAGAACCGCCGGGTAAGCAAGTATGTCATGCCTAGAGACGAAGCTGAGAACAAGTTTGGCTTCACAATATACCAAGGAGGCGCGGTTCCCGGCGGAGAGCTTAGAATAGTTGACGTAGAAGGATGGGACGTAGAAGCCTGCGGAGGAATACATGTAGACTACACGGGTGAAGTTGGAATTATCAAAATAGTGAAAACTGAAAGAATACAGGACGGAGTGGTTAGGTTTGAGTTCAAGGCCGGCGACGCTGCTATCCGCTACATTCAAGACATCGATAGGCTCCTTAACAGCGTTGCATCAGTCTTCAAAGTTCCAAAGGAAAACGTCTTAGACGCTGCTAAAAGATTCTTTGAAGAGTGGAAGGATCGAGGAAAGGAAATTGAAAAACTCAAAAACTACTTGGCTAAGATGGAAGCTGAGAGGCTTCTCAATAAAGTTATACCTTTAGAGGAATATGTTACAATCGTAGAAAGAGTAGATACTGATAGGGAAACTCTCGTAAAAATAGCCGACTCGTTAGTTAAAAAGAACGAGAACTTGGTTGTAATTCTCTTAGGGAGGAACGGGAAAGTAGAAGTTGTCGGAATGAGAGGGAACAAAGTACCGGTAGATGTATCTGCAATAGTCAGAGAGATATCAGTGGTTGTAGGTGGGTCTGGTGGTGGCAAAGAAAACATAGCCATGGGCGGGGGAGAACTCGTAGAAAAAATTGATGAAGCAATGAGAAGAGCGCTGGAACTGCTCCGTAAATCTCTAAAAAGTTGA
- a CDS encoding DUF434 domain-containing protein gives MFELDEAKLRRAAEEVRYLLNRGYNRESVLKFVADHHHLDKVHRTILMRSVFSSGEIEERRRKTVSFKDLNGETLSVDGYNVLIVIETMMRNGLLIEGDDGYIRDMSGVHGKYRATNLTAEALSIILEKLESANPKKVLIFFDKPVSKSGELAKATRQLMKEHRIEGDSLTVRRADSTVLKAGGVALTSDSVILQKARKCFDIAGHIVKERGYRKILKL, from the coding sequence TTGTTTGAGTTAGATGAAGCGAAATTGAGGAGAGCGGCTGAAGAGGTAAGATACCTTTTGAACAGGGGGTATAATAGAGAAAGTGTTCTCAAATTCGTTGCAGATCACCACCATCTTGACAAGGTGCATAGAACAATCCTCATGAGAAGTGTCTTTAGTAGTGGTGAAATAGAGGAAAGGAGGAGGAAAACCGTCTCATTCAAAGACCTTAATGGTGAAACGCTTTCCGTCGATGGGTATAATGTACTGATAGTCATTGAAACGATGATGAGAAACGGACTTCTGATAGAGGGGGATGATGGATATATAAGAGACATGTCGGGAGTTCATGGAAAGTACAGGGCGACGAATCTAACAGCTGAAGCTCTAAGCATTATCTTGGAAAAGCTCGAGAGTGCTAACCCAAAAAAAGTCTTGATATTCTTTGACAAGCCGGTAAGCAAAAGTGGGGAGTTAGCTAAAGCTACAAGACAGCTCATGAAAGAACATAGAATAGAAGGAGATAGTTTAACTGTAAGACGAGCAGATAGCACTGTGCTAAAAGCAGGAGGTGTAGCGCTCACAAGCGACAGCGTGATTCTACAGAAAGCCAGAAAATGTTTTGATATAGCGGGGCACATAGTCAAGGAAAGAGGCTATAGGAAAATCCTAAAACTGTGA
- the thiL gene encoding thiamine-phosphate kinase yields the protein MELSRLGERKLVEQLLAFIDDERSYGEDAAVIQLGNVTLVFSSDMLVARTDVPPGMTWKQVGWKVVAMNLSDLAAKGAEPIGGLYAFGLPRWFKVDDALEIASGIKEASNFYGAHYLGGDVNESDEVVISGAVLGVTERFIPRTGAKPGEVVAVTGPFGLTAAGLKILLEGLEAGDEGKRCLKAVYQPEPRVKEGVVLAKGGYASSCIDSSDGLAVSLHELARASNVGFSIETVPIPPEVLFFAQRNGLDPYELAFYGGEEYELVVTIPEAKWGEAVKAIEKAGGSLHRIGRVTSENEIIFKHPEKGWIKVNWRGYEHFRHQ from the coding sequence ATGGAGTTGAGTAGGTTAGGTGAGAGAAAACTGGTTGAACAACTTCTGGCCTTCATAGACGATGAACGCTCTTATGGTGAAGACGCTGCGGTAATCCAACTTGGCAATGTAACACTGGTTTTCAGCTCGGACATGCTCGTTGCAAGAACAGACGTCCCCCCAGGAATGACCTGGAAACAGGTGGGATGGAAAGTCGTAGCGATGAATTTAAGCGATTTAGCTGCCAAGGGAGCTGAACCCATAGGTGGACTTTATGCTTTTGGTCTTCCAAGATGGTTTAAAGTGGATGATGCTCTTGAAATCGCTAGTGGAATAAAGGAAGCCTCTAATTTCTACGGAGCGCACTACCTCGGAGGAGACGTTAACGAGTCTGACGAGGTTGTCATCTCCGGCGCGGTGTTAGGCGTGACTGAAAGATTTATACCGAGAACGGGAGCTAAGCCAGGCGAAGTCGTTGCAGTGACAGGTCCATTCGGACTAACAGCAGCTGGGCTAAAAATACTTCTTGAAGGATTAGAGGCGGGGGATGAAGGAAAACGCTGTTTAAAAGCAGTATACCAGCCTGAACCTAGGGTGAAAGAAGGAGTGGTCCTTGCCAAGGGAGGTTATGCCTCCTCATGCATAGATAGTAGCGACGGGCTGGCCGTATCCCTCCATGAATTAGCGAGAGCAAGCAATGTTGGTTTCTCCATAGAAACTGTTCCCATTCCACCTGAAGTTCTATTTTTCGCTCAAAGAAATGGACTGGATCCCTACGAGCTTGCATTTTACGGAGGTGAAGAATACGAGTTAGTTGTCACAATACCAGAAGCAAAATGGGGCGAGGCTGTGAAGGCTATAGAAAAGGCCGGTGGCTCATTACATCGAATAGGACGCGTGACGTCTGAAAACGAGATAATATTCAAGCACCCTGAAAAGGGGTGGATCAAGGTCAATTGGAGAGGTTACGAACACTTCAGGCATCAATAG
- a CDS encoding signal recognition particle protein Srp54, whose product MVLDALGEGLRNAISKLLRSTVADREAVRELVREMQRVLLSSDVNVELVLRLSENIERRALEEELPLGISRREHIVKIVYDELVKILGGRPRGLNIKPGRLNVIMLVGIQGSGKTTTAAKLAKYLVKRGFKVGLVCADTFRLGAYEQLSQLAESIGVPFFGDVNSKSSVDVARRGIEFFREKGVDVVIVDTAGRHKNEADLMEEMKEIANAIKPTEIILVVDGTLGQQAMVQAKAFKEATDIGSIIVTKLDGTARGGGALSAVAATGAPIKFIGIGEKLDDIEAFDPVGFVGRLLGISDLRALLEKVREAEIKPEKEEVVALLTGRFTLKDFFRWMEQARKMGPVGRIFELMGLSGIPKELREVAETKLERWKVIMQSMTKEELENPKILNRSRVNRIARGSGTTPKEVKELIDQYFAAKKMVKVLGKRRMRGKGLPLHGFSLDQMGKLVGKT is encoded by the coding sequence ATGGTTTTGGATGCTTTGGGTGAGGGGCTGAGGAACGCCATTAGTAAGCTTCTTCGTTCGACTGTTGCGGATAGGGAGGCTGTTAGAGAGCTTGTAAGGGAAATGCAGCGTGTTTTACTTTCCTCCGACGTCAATGTTGAGCTTGTGCTCCGCCTCTCAGAAAATATTGAGAGGAGGGCGCTCGAGGAGGAGCTACCCTTAGGTATTAGTAGAAGAGAACATATTGTTAAGATCGTTTACGATGAGTTGGTGAAGATTTTAGGTGGTAGACCGCGTGGTTTGAATATTAAGCCTGGACGATTAAATGTTATAATGCTGGTTGGGATACAGGGTTCCGGGAAAACAACCACGGCAGCTAAGCTAGCGAAGTATTTAGTTAAACGGGGATTCAAGGTTGGGCTCGTTTGTGCAGACACATTCCGCTTAGGGGCCTATGAGCAACTCAGCCAGCTGGCTGAGTCTATTGGTGTACCTTTCTTTGGGGACGTTAATAGCAAGAGCAGCGTTGATGTCGCCAGAAGGGGGATTGAGTTCTTCCGGGAAAAGGGGGTTGACGTAGTAATAGTTGATACCGCTGGAAGGCATAAGAACGAAGCAGACCTTATGGAGGAAATGAAGGAAATCGCTAATGCCATTAAGCCTACTGAAATAATACTTGTTGTTGATGGAACTTTAGGTCAGCAAGCGATGGTTCAAGCTAAGGCGTTTAAAGAAGCCACAGATATAGGCTCAATAATTGTAACGAAACTTGATGGCACTGCTAGGGGTGGAGGGGCGCTTTCAGCGGTAGCTGCAACGGGTGCGCCTATAAAATTTATAGGGATAGGAGAAAAACTGGACGACATAGAAGCCTTTGACCCTGTTGGCTTTGTAGGGCGGCTTCTGGGAATAAGCGATTTGCGTGCGCTCCTTGAAAAAGTAAGAGAAGCGGAAATTAAGCCCGAAAAAGAGGAAGTAGTGGCTTTACTCACAGGTCGCTTCACATTGAAGGACTTCTTCAGGTGGATGGAGCAGGCTAGGAAAATGGGACCTGTGGGGAGGATCTTTGAGCTAATGGGCTTATCTGGCATACCAAAAGAGCTTAGAGAGGTCGCTGAGACAAAACTTGAAAGGTGGAAAGTTATAATGCAGTCTATGACAAAAGAAGAACTGGAGAACCCTAAGATACTTAACAGGTCGAGGGTGAACAGAATTGCAAGAGGGTCTGGGACTACGCCTAAAGAGGTCAAGGAACTAATAGACCAATATTTTGCGGCGAAAAAAATGGTTAAGGTACTAGGCAAGAGGAGAATGCGTGGAAAGGGATTGCCACTTCACGGCTTTTCCTTAGACCAAATGGGGAAGCTAGTGGGAAAAACATGA
- a CDS encoding tRNA pseudouridine(54/55) synthase Pus10, whose protein sequence is MFPLNKALEMLERTPLCNSCLGRQFALLGMGSNNPNRGYALKMVLTMAAAHMLRDKPEEGTRILRILATNGMFQPAVETLEKEGMKVEKDEKKCYICGGLMMKKKEIAEKVVEVLKNYDYRNFLIGCHVPSSLTEKDDELKATHQIDTGETIKAEFNREVGKIVSAMTGKPVDFKNPDVVAIVNLESLDVTVNSNPLYIGGRYLKHVRGIPQTKWPCRVCKGKGCPRCGGTGKMYSESVEELILPPILEETRGDEGKFHGAGREDIDARMLGTGRPFIVEIKNPKRRNIDLKLLEEKINAYAQGKVEVHSLQFAVKENVRQLKALSQFAPKTYRALVKLDREVTPQELEELEKRLAGQTIRQKTPRRVAHRRAIKTRLKKVYQVQAKQIDPQTIELTVTCQGGLYVKELVTGDKRRTRPSVAEILQTKAECVELDVIDVGTAIPQETVQQNEKKAT, encoded by the coding sequence ATGTTCCCTCTAAATAAAGCCCTTGAAATGCTCGAAAGAACCCCGCTTTGCAACAGCTGCTTAGGTAGACAGTTCGCCCTTTTAGGAATGGGGTCAAACAACCCGAACAGAGGGTATGCACTTAAAATGGTTCTAACCATGGCCGCAGCACATATGCTCAGAGATAAACCAGAAGAGGGGACGAGAATACTCAGGATACTTGCAACGAACGGCATGTTTCAGCCAGCTGTTGAGACCCTAGAGAAAGAGGGTATGAAAGTTGAGAAAGATGAGAAAAAATGCTACATCTGCGGTGGACTTATGATGAAGAAAAAAGAGATAGCAGAGAAAGTCGTAGAAGTGCTGAAAAACTACGATTACAGAAACTTCCTCATCGGATGCCACGTCCCCTCGTCACTGACAGAAAAAGATGATGAGCTTAAGGCGACACACCAAATAGACACCGGCGAAACGATAAAGGCGGAATTTAATAGAGAAGTTGGAAAGATAGTTTCAGCAATGACGGGAAAACCTGTTGATTTCAAGAACCCCGATGTGGTCGCCATAGTAAACCTCGAAAGTCTAGACGTCACAGTAAATTCTAACCCACTGTACATAGGAGGACGTTACCTAAAACACGTCAGAGGCATACCGCAAACCAAGTGGCCCTGCAGAGTCTGCAAGGGTAAAGGATGCCCGAGATGCGGGGGAACCGGGAAGATGTACAGCGAGTCTGTTGAAGAGTTAATCCTCCCACCTATACTTGAGGAAACAAGAGGGGACGAGGGGAAATTCCATGGAGCAGGAAGGGAAGATATAGATGCAAGAATGCTTGGAACAGGTAGACCGTTCATAGTTGAAATTAAGAACCCGAAGAGGCGCAACATAGACTTAAAGCTCCTAGAAGAGAAGATAAACGCTTATGCCCAAGGGAAAGTGGAAGTGCATTCCCTGCAATTTGCAGTAAAGGAAAACGTGCGACAACTTAAAGCATTATCACAATTTGCCCCTAAGACTTACAGGGCGCTTGTTAAACTAGACAGAGAAGTAACACCACAGGAGCTAGAAGAATTAGAGAAGCGACTTGCAGGACAAACAATAAGGCAAAAGACACCTAGGAGGGTCGCTCATAGAAGAGCAATAAAGACCAGGCTCAAAAAAGTTTACCAAGTTCAGGCTAAACAAATAGACCCACAAACCATAGAGTTAACAGTAACATGCCAGGGAGGATTGTACGTAAAAGAACTTGTGACCGGCGACAAAAGAAGAACCAGGCCAAGCGTGGCAGAAATCCTCCAAACGAAAGCAGAGTGCGTGGAATTAGACGTTATAGACGTTGGTACCGCGATTCCACAAGAAACAGTACAGCAAAACGAGAAAAAAGCCACGTAG
- a CDS encoding preprotein translocase subunit Sec61beta codes for MSKKRRSDEAPLPATSAGLIRFFEEESAGIKISPFTVVIIAVFIIIVVGFAVYLSSGGEVLKQLVTFR; via the coding sequence TTGTCTAAGAAGAGGAGGAGTGATGAGGCGCCTCTTCCTGCAACAAGCGCAGGCCTTATAAGGTTTTTCGAGGAAGAGAGCGCAGGTATAAAAATTAGCCCGTTCACGGTGGTTATTATAGCGGTCTTCATAATTATTGTTGTTGGCTTTGCAGTTTACCTGAGTAGTGGAGGAGAAGTATTGAAACAATTAGTTACATTTCGCTAG
- a CDS encoding ZPR1 zinc finger domain-containing protein, with product MKPKNSSNTSNHASEEAVEEEITCPSCGSKAKTTQVHVDVPFFHEVLLVTVKCSNCNLRVSDVVSMRFGKPMRYILQVREPSDLSSKVIRSVTSTIRIPELGAILEPGPAAQPFITNVEGVLHRFLDIAQTLKNWSTTPQETQKCQQAIQSIQKAIDGHLKFTIILEDPLGNGMIIPQDQEKIKVEEMSEEEASRLRMGPYILLRPKGASELQQDL from the coding sequence ATGAAGCCGAAAAACTCATCGAATACCTCGAATCACGCATCTGAAGAAGCAGTAGAAGAGGAAATTACATGCCCATCCTGCGGTAGTAAAGCAAAGACGACTCAAGTGCATGTAGATGTACCGTTTTTCCACGAAGTGTTGCTAGTAACCGTTAAATGCAGTAACTGCAATCTAAGAGTAAGTGACGTGGTGAGCATGAGATTTGGAAAACCCATGAGGTACATTCTACAAGTTAGGGAACCATCAGATCTCTCATCCAAAGTAATACGTTCCGTTACAAGCACCATAAGAATCCCAGAACTCGGTGCAATCCTAGAACCGGGACCAGCAGCACAGCCATTCATAACAAACGTGGAAGGTGTCTTACACCGTTTTCTGGACATTGCACAAACGTTGAAAAACTGGTCAACAACACCCCAAGAGACTCAAAAGTGCCAGCAAGCAATACAAAGCATCCAGAAAGCAATAGACGGACACCTGAAATTCACAATAATCCTAGAGGATCCTCTCGGAAACGGAATGATAATACCGCAAGACCAAGAAAAAATTAAAGTAGAAGAAATGTCTGAAGAAGAAGCAAGCCGCCTTAGAATGGGACCCTATATTCTTCTTAGACCAAAAGGAGCAAGTGAACTGCAACAAGACTTATAA
- a CDS encoding OB-fold nucleic acid binding domain-containing protein has translation MSLEEKVRFVVEKAGVSRTELQNLIERKKRAMGDLISDEGALHLVARDLGVDLSEIDEYKPVKIYVRDLKPDMRNVTITGRVKRIHPVRVFEKRGVQGKVASIVISDITGDIRVVLWGDHVSLVEKGAIKEGMIVRVVKGYIREGLRGELEVHLGKGGFLDIEPGDVDEREYPLTEKRLFRLGDLLPEMWDVDVEAVVQRVYPTTVFSRELGEGKRKSIILSDETGSVRAVFWDENADVVDTVKEGDILRIEGGYTKLGLQGDVEIHAGRLARVTIIPGKESEKGKLAKINDLEPGMLAVDVEGKVVELPSTKEFTRIDGSVGVMSSLVIADDTGKVRVVAWGEQAEIVANAEIGDTLKIKGGYTKIGLEGKVEVHIGRFSKVELIPLEEPLEQAPPKKLPSRKFLSQLEDGEFVEVRGTIIRLMRKRIVYEICPICSKRLVSERLCSTCKTVEPKLLLAAHVLIDDGTSVVKAIFFGKEAEKLLGVTAKEAYEFMRKEGDISPLLKTRASFLEGKELVLTAKAIFNPSTGKTTLIVYSFKEASPEDEAEKLIEYLESRI, from the coding sequence TTGAGTTTGGAAGAGAAAGTAAGGTTCGTGGTCGAGAAGGCTGGTGTATCTAGAACAGAGCTCCAGAACCTCATTGAAAGGAAAAAGCGAGCGATGGGAGACCTTATCAGCGATGAAGGTGCTCTACATCTCGTCGCAAGAGACCTCGGGGTCGACCTTTCCGAAATAGACGAATATAAACCGGTTAAGATATATGTGAGGGACTTGAAACCCGATATGCGAAATGTTACCATCACGGGAAGAGTGAAACGCATTCACCCAGTAAGAGTTTTCGAAAAAAGAGGCGTACAAGGTAAGGTTGCCAGCATAGTCATAAGTGACATAACGGGCGACATTCGCGTAGTGTTGTGGGGGGACCACGTTAGTCTCGTGGAGAAAGGAGCTATAAAGGAAGGCATGATAGTGCGCGTTGTTAAGGGGTATATTCGGGAGGGGCTAAGGGGGGAGTTAGAGGTCCACTTAGGGAAAGGCGGCTTTCTAGACATTGAACCGGGCGACGTTGATGAAAGAGAATACCCATTGACAGAGAAAAGGTTGTTTAGGCTAGGCGACCTTCTACCTGAAATGTGGGATGTAGACGTGGAGGCCGTTGTTCAAAGAGTTTATCCAACAACCGTGTTTAGCAGAGAGCTTGGAGAGGGAAAAAGAAAATCCATCATACTTTCTGACGAAACTGGAAGTGTGAGAGCGGTTTTCTGGGATGAGAATGCTGATGTCGTAGACACAGTCAAGGAAGGAGACATATTGAGGATAGAAGGAGGATACACTAAGCTTGGTCTTCAGGGAGACGTGGAAATCCACGCCGGGAGACTTGCGCGGGTAACCATCATCCCAGGCAAAGAGTCCGAGAAAGGGAAACTGGCAAAAATAAACGACTTGGAACCAGGAATGTTAGCGGTAGACGTAGAGGGTAAAGTTGTCGAGTTACCAAGCACGAAGGAATTTACTAGAATAGATGGATCTGTAGGGGTAATGTCTTCTCTCGTAATAGCAGATGACACGGGGAAAGTGAGAGTGGTTGCGTGGGGGGAGCAAGCTGAAATCGTCGCTAACGCGGAGATAGGTGATACGCTGAAGATAAAGGGTGGCTATACTAAAATAGGGTTAGAGGGGAAGGTGGAAGTTCACATAGGACGCTTTTCAAAAGTCGAGCTTATACCATTGGAAGAACCGCTTGAACAAGCCCCCCCAAAGAAACTTCCATCGCGTAAGTTCCTCTCCCAGTTGGAAGACGGTGAATTCGTGGAAGTTAGAGGGACGATAATACGCCTTATGCGAAAGAGAATCGTTTACGAAATATGCCCAATTTGTAGCAAGAGATTAGTCTCCGAAAGACTGTGCAGTACCTGTAAAACAGTTGAACCCAAACTACTCCTTGCCGCCCACGTGTTGATTGATGATGGAACAAGTGTAGTGAAGGCTATTTTCTTTGGTAAAGAAGCTGAAAAGCTTTTAGGGGTAACCGCGAAAGAAGCATACGAGTTCATGAGAAAAGAGGGAGACATCTCACCTTTACTAAAAACGAGAGCCTCCTTCCTGGAAGGCAAAGAGTTAGTTCTAACGGCTAAGGCTATATTTAACCCTTCGACTGGTAAAACTACGCTTATAGTTTACTCATTCAAGGAGGCGAGCCCAGAGGATGAAGCCGAAAAACTCATCGAATACCTCGAATCACGCATCTGA
- a CDS encoding fumarate hydratase: MDEKTLENVVVEGIRRAVCTVPFDVKCALNDALKRESNDVARIQLEAMVENIKLAEERGMPICQDTGILHFYVSLPQCTDAGLIKRTLVNATIRATREIPLRPNAINPLTGENSGNNVGFNVPWIEFEPSFNENIEITVFAKGGGADNASMLMFLPVGDGLEGVKRGVLEAVLRSGGGPCPPVVLGVGFGGGAYIAMKLAKKALMRPLFERNNDPRIAQLESEILREVNRTGIGPMGLGGKTTALGVNIEVAHRHPASYPIVILFNCYVVRRARIKIFPDGGWSIE, encoded by the coding sequence TTGGATGAAAAAACACTTGAAAATGTGGTCGTCGAAGGCATTAGGAGAGCTGTTTGCACGGTTCCTTTTGACGTTAAATGTGCGTTAAATGATGCTTTAAAAAGAGAAAGCAATGATGTAGCCAGAATACAGCTTGAAGCTATGGTAGAAAACATAAAACTGGCCGAGGAGAGAGGGATGCCTATTTGTCAAGACACCGGCATACTACACTTCTACGTATCTTTACCACAATGTACAGATGCAGGACTCATTAAGAGGACGTTGGTGAACGCTACCATTAGAGCGACGCGTGAAATCCCTTTAAGGCCGAACGCGATTAACCCGCTAACTGGTGAAAACAGTGGAAACAATGTCGGTTTTAATGTGCCATGGATAGAATTTGAGCCAAGTTTTAATGAGAATATTGAGATAACAGTTTTCGCTAAAGGCGGAGGGGCGGACAACGCCAGCATGTTAATGTTTCTTCCCGTAGGAGACGGGCTGGAAGGTGTTAAACGAGGGGTTCTTGAAGCCGTTTTAAGGAGCGGGGGCGGGCCATGCCCCCCCGTAGTTTTAGGCGTTGGCTTTGGAGGAGGAGCATATATAGCTATGAAGCTGGCTAAAAAGGCGCTTATGCGCCCACTTTTTGAAAGAAACAATGATCCAAGGATTGCGCAACTAGAAAGCGAGATACTTAGAGAGGTTAACAGAACAGGGATAGGACCTATGGGTCTTGGAGGGAAGACCACGGCTTTAGGGGTGAACATTGAAGTTGCGCACAGACACCCGGCGTCGTACCCGATAGTTATCTTGTTTAACTGCTATGTTGTGAGGAGAGCTAGGATCAAGATTTTTCCAGATGGAGGGTGGTCAATTGAGTGA